The following nucleotide sequence is from Deinococcota bacterium.
AGGCGGTCCCAAAGGACATCCGCCCGCTCCGGTCGCCGCCGCCGAAGCCCTTGAGCGCGCTAAAGACGGCGATAAAGACGATGAGCGCGCCGCCGATCAAGAGACCCGGCCCGATCCCGGCGATAAAGAGCTGGCCGATCGACACGTCGGTGCTGACGCCGTAGATGATGAGCGGAATCGAGGGTGGGATGAGCACGCCCAGTTCCGCCGAGGAGGCCTGCACCGAGGTGGCGAAGGGGCGCGGGTAGCCGCTACGGATCATGGCGGGAATGAGAATGGCGCCGATGGCGAAGGTCGTCGCCACCGAAGAGCCCGACACCGAGGCGAAGATCATGCAAGTCAAGACGCAGGTGCAGGCGAGGCCGCCCGGCATGCCGCCGATGATCGACTTGGCGAAGTCCACCAGCCGCGCCGAGATGCCCCCCGCCCCCATCAGGTTGCCCGCCAGGATAAAAAAGGGAATCGCCATCAGGGGCACCTTGTCGATGCCGGTGAACATGCGCTGGGCGACCAGGAGCAGCGGCAGGTTGGTAAAGAACTCGATGGCGACGATGCTGGCCAGCGTGATCGCCACCGCGATGGGCACGCCCAGGGCGAAGAACAAGATAAGGGCGAGGACCAGCGCCGCGTTCACGCTGTCTCCGCCACCGTTTCGCTGAAGAGAAGCTGCTCTGGGTCCCTCAAGACCTCGACAAAGCGCGCCAGGACGGCGACGATGCAAAAGGCCGAGCCGACCGGGATCGCCGCGTAGACCCAGGCGATCGAGATCCAGATGCCCGCCAAGGTCTGCGGCTGTACGCGCAGGGTCATCTTGTAGCCCTGCCAGGCCAGGATCAGCAGGGCGAGCAGTGTCAGCAGCGTCACCAGGCTGTAGACCGGCACCAGCAGGCGGCGCGGCAAGAGCCGGTAGATGAGCTCGACCGCGATCATGGCGCCCATCCGAAAGGCCGCCGCAGCGCCCAAAAAGACGAACCAGATCATTACTGAGCGCGCGGCCACCTCCGACCACACCGAGGGGTGGCCGAAGACGAAGCGGGTGATCACCTGGTAGAAGGACAGGCTGACGGCGACGGCCAACATGAGCGCCGCCAGGTTGTGGACGAAGCCCGTCAAGAAGCGCTCGAGGCCGAGAAAGGCGCTAATCATCGCAGCGGCCATCGCAGCGGCCATCGCAGCGGCCGGGCCGGTTCCCGGGCGGACGCCCGGGAACCGGAAAGTGCTCGAGAAGCTTTGGCCTTGCCGCCGGCCTCATTCGCCCCCCCTCATTCTCCGTAGTTGCGGATACGCTCCAGGAGCTCGTCGCCGTACTGCCTGGTGAAGTCCTCATAGGCGGGCGCCACCGCCGCCCGGAAGGGTTCGATGTCGATGTCGGTGGTTACGTCCATGCCCGCCGCGCGCAAGGCCTCGATGCCCTCCTGCTCCACCTCGGTCACCTTGTTGCGCGTCGCCTCGACCGAGGCCTTCGCCGCTTCCCTGAACCAACCCTGCTCCTCCTCGGAGAGGCGGTCCCAGACGGAGGGCGAGATCAAGACCAGCGCCGGCGAGTAGACGTGGCCGGTCAGGCTCAAGTAGCGCTGCACCTCCTGGAAGTTGGCCGAGGTGATGACCGGTATGGGGTTCTCCTGGCCGTCGACGGTGCCCTGCTGCAAGGCGGTGAAGAGTTCGGGAAAGGCCATCGGCGTGGGCGCCGCCCCCGCCGCCTGAAAGGCGCGGATGTGAACCTGGTTTTCCATGGTGCGGATCTTGAGCCCCTGCAGGTCCTCGGGCGTCCTCACCGCGCGCTGGTTGTTGGTCAGATGGCGAAAGCCGTTTTCGGTCCAGGCCAGGGCGACGATGCCGCGCTCGGGGAAGCTCTCCAAGAGCTCCTGGCCGATCTCGCCGTCCAAAACGCCGCGCGCGTGCTCGTAGTCGCGAAAGAGGAAGGGGAGGTCCAAGACCAGGATCTCCGGCACGAAGTTGCCGACGGGGCCGGTCGAGGTGATCACCATATCGACCGAGCCGATCTGCAGGCCCTCAACCATCTCGCGCTCAC
It contains:
- a CDS encoding TRAP transporter small permease subunit — its product is MISAFLGLERFLTGFVHNLAALMLAVAVSLSFYQVITRFVFGHPSVWSEVAARSVMIWFVFLGAAAAFRMGAMIAVELIYRLLPRRLLVPVYSLVTLLTLLALLILAWQGYKMTLRVQPQTLAGIWISIAWVYAAIPVGSAFCIVAVLARFVEVLRDPEQLLFSETVAETA
- a CDS encoding TRAP transporter substrate-binding protein, whose translation is MVSTLLAACVMGGLVQAQMTLNLGYSLSPDSHYGAGAQAFAQEIDRLSEGRIHIVEQPANALGGEREMVEGLQIGSVDMVITSTGPVGNFVPEILVLDLPFLFRDYEHARGVLDGEIGQELLESFPERGIVALAWTENGFRHLTNNQRAVRTPEDLQGLKIRTMENQVHIRAFQAAGAAPTPMAFPELFTALQQGTVDGQENPIPVITSANFQEVQRYLSLTGHVYSPALVLISPSVWDRLSEEEQGWFREAAKASVEATRNKVTEVEQEGIEALRAAGMDVTTDIDIEPFRAAVAPAYEDFTRQYGDELLERIRNYGE